A single Deinococcus aquaedulcis DNA region contains:
- the cas7c gene encoding type I-C CRISPR-associated protein Cas7/Csd2, which yields MSNLHLNPDVRHEFVLLFDVTNGNPNGDPDAGNLPRIDPETGYGLVTDVALKRKVRNYVDALRGTEERFKIYVQQGAILNNQHGRAYSALGKDPKKATQKDISEARQWMCQNFYDIRTFGAVMSTEVNAGQVRGPVQFTFARSQDPILGLDFAITRVALTNPDKKQAAEDETVRSGTMGRKAFVPYGLYLAHGFYVPSFAQNDSGTGTGFNAEDLQVLWQALENMWDLDRSASRGLTACRGLYVFSHDSKLGNAPAHKLLGRVRVGRKNAELAPREFADYDVNVDDAALPNGVTLTRLVEG from the coding sequence ATGAGTAACCTGCACCTGAATCCCGATGTTCGCCACGAGTTCGTCCTGCTGTTCGACGTGACCAACGGCAACCCCAACGGCGACCCCGACGCCGGGAACCTGCCGCGCATTGACCCCGAAACCGGCTACGGCCTGGTCACCGACGTGGCCTTGAAGCGCAAGGTACGCAACTACGTGGACGCCCTGCGCGGTACCGAAGAACGCTTCAAGATCTACGTGCAGCAGGGCGCGATTCTGAACAACCAGCATGGCCGGGCATACAGCGCCCTGGGCAAAGACCCCAAAAAGGCCACGCAGAAAGACATCAGCGAGGCCCGGCAGTGGATGTGCCAGAACTTCTACGACATTCGCACCTTCGGGGCCGTCATGAGCACCGAGGTCAACGCAGGGCAGGTCCGTGGCCCCGTACAGTTCACCTTCGCCCGCAGCCAGGACCCCATCTTGGGTCTGGACTTCGCTATCACGCGCGTCGCCCTGACCAACCCGGACAAGAAACAGGCCGCGGAGGATGAAACCGTCCGCAGCGGCACGATGGGCCGCAAAGCCTTCGTCCCCTACGGCCTGTATCTGGCCCACGGTTTCTACGTGCCCAGCTTTGCCCAGAATGATTCTGGAACGGGGACTGGCTTCAACGCCGAGGACCTTCAGGTGCTGTGGCAGGCGCTGGAGAACATGTGGGACCTGGACCGCAGCGCCAGCCGGGGCCTGACGGCCTGCCGGGGGCTGTACGTCTTCAGCCACGACAGCAAGCTGGGCAACGCCCCCGCGCACAAGTTGCTGGGGCGCGTTAGGGTGGGGCGCAAGAACGCCGAACTGGCCCCGCGCGAGTTCGCGGATTACGACGTCAACGTAGACGACGCCGCGCTGCCGAACGGCGTGACCCTGACCCGACTCGTTGAGGGCTAA